The following are encoded together in the Prionailurus viverrinus isolate Anna chromosome B3, UM_Priviv_1.0, whole genome shotgun sequence genome:
- the LOC125168545 gene encoding LOW QUALITY PROTEIN: mast cell protease 4-like (The sequence of the model RefSeq protein was modified relative to this genomic sequence to represent the inferred CDS: inserted 1 base in 1 codon), whose protein sequence is MQVLLLLLAFLLPPEAEGVEIISGIESKPHPCPYMAYLEIITDQGYVASCGGFLVSQEFVMTAAHCKGRKITVTLGPHDIKQEESTWQKLEVSEQIVHPNYNFFTNLNGIMLLKLQTRAKLTHAMGTISLPTXSTFIPPGRMCRAAGWGRTGVMEPVSDTLREVKLRLMDAKACNHYTFYSHKLQICVGNPRKTRSAYKGDSGGPLFCAGVAQGIVSCGRTDAKPPAVFTRISPYVPWINKILKKQ, encoded by the exons ATGCAGGTCCTACTCCTTTTGTTGGCCTTTCTTTTGCCTCCTGAAGCTGAAGGTG TGGAAATCATCAGTGGCATTGAGTCCAAGCCACACCCCTGCCCCTACATGGCCTATCTGGAAATCATCACTGACCAGGGTTATGTTGCCAGCTGTGGTGGGTTTCTCGTAAGTCAAGAATTTGTGATGACAGCCGCTCATTGTAAAGGAAG GAAAATTACTGTCACTCTGGGACCTCATGACATAAAACAGGAAGAATCCACATGGCAGAAGCTGGAAGTCTCAGAACAAATAGTTCACCCAAATTACAACTTTTTTACCAACCTTAATGGCATCATGTTACTGAAG CTACAAACGAGAGCCAAGCTGACCCACGCCATGGGGACAATCTCCCTGCCCA GGTCTACCTTCATTCCACCTGGGAGAATGTGCAGGGCAGCTGGCTGGGGAAGAACAGGAGTGATGGAGCCGGTGTCAGATACTCTGAGGGAGGTGAAGTTGAGACTCATGGATGCCAAGGCCTGCAACCACTATACGTTTTACAGCCATAAATTACAAATCTGTGTGGGCAATCCCAGGAAGACAAGATCGGCATACAAG GGGGATTCTGGGGGCCCCCTTTTTTGTGCAGGGGTGGCCCAAGGTATTGTGTCTTGTGGACGTACAGATGCAAAACCCCCTGCTGTCTTCACTCGAATCTCCCCATATGTGCCTTGgattaataaaatcttaaagaaacagTAG